CAGCAGCAACGCCAGGGTTTTCAGCCCTTTCCTGATGTGGGTCTTGACCGTGCCCAACGGGATATCGGTGGCAGCGTTGATCTCGCCGTGGCTCAGGCCGCGAAAAAACGCGAGGCCGATGAGGCGGCGCTGTATCGCGCTGAGCTGGTTCAGGGCGCGGGCGATCGTGCGTTCCCGTTGCAGTACGGCAAGCTGCTGGTCGGGTTCTTCCTCCACGGCTGTACACGCCGACAGCGGCTCCCATTCCGCGAGCAGAAACTTCGATCCAGCCGCCGCGTCGATGGCGCGCGAGCGGCACATAATCAATAACCAGGTGAGCGGA
This window of the Gammaproteobacteria bacterium genome carries:
- a CDS encoding sigma-70 family RNA polymerase sigma factor; this encodes MSTNPLHSLDTRVTAQGADENYALLIDRIARRDEDAFNAFYEATMPRAYGLALAITKSPDMAEDVVIDVFLQVWRNAAKYDGRRGRPLTWLLIMCRSRAIDAAAGSKFLLAEWEPLSACTAVEEEPDQQLAVLQRERTIARALNQLSAIQRRLIGLAFFRGLSHGEINAATDIPLGTVKTHIRKGLKTLALLLADKH